A region of Thermorudis peleae DNA encodes the following proteins:
- a CDS encoding chemotaxis protein CheX, with product MRNAVVEALVTSGQLRTFVGEAAVLSIEPLCGIPVEVIGEAPLPWANPPVGIALVSLADADGSEFQGVAWVGGEFTALAAVTEVLVGERPSSEDDELLQDAIRELANIVAGRMQERLHGAGLRLSLGLPVFVGGARSLNVGASLVNGAAVLVRLGLPDEPVLAVGFAAKEA from the coding sequence ATGCGCAACGCTGTGGTTGAAGCGCTCGTCACCAGCGGCCAACTCCGCACATTTGTCGGTGAAGCTGCAGTTCTGAGCATCGAGCCATTGTGCGGGATCCCTGTCGAGGTCATTGGAGAAGCGCCACTACCGTGGGCAAATCCCCCAGTGGGCATCGCCCTTGTCTCTCTCGCAGACGCTGACGGTAGCGAATTTCAAGGCGTTGCCTGGGTGGGAGGTGAATTCACGGCATTGGCCGCCGTCACGGAAGTGCTGGTTGGCGAGCGGCCAAGCTCAGAAGACGATGAGTTACTGCAAGATGCGATCCGCGAGTTGGCCAACATCGTTGCTGGACGAATGCAGGAACGACTGCACGGCGCTGGCCTGCGGTTGAGCCTCGGCTTGCCAGTCTTCGTTGGCGGAGCGCGCAGCCTCAACGTCGGCGCGAGTCTGGTGAACGGAGCAGCGGTGCTGGTGCGGCTTGGCTTGCCCGACGAGCCCGTGCTTGCCGTTGGCTTCGCAGCGAAGGAGGCGTAA
- a CDS encoding right-handed parallel beta-helix repeat-containing protein, translated as MGPSMKLVSIVTLVVGMFAGMTVSVDAAAGSACVNPSGAGGCFTSIQTAINAVVAGGVVTVEPGTYHEMVTITKPVILKGAGASVTILDATGLTNGIKVVGVTGPTLISGFTVENANQEGILLESSARITVVDNIVQNNDRQLNPQMLTCDGALPMEQFDCGEGIHLLGTAASLIARNIVQHNAGGILLSDDGGAPLNPMDFGPTHDNVIMDNIVQDNPYDCGITLASHYFHLGASVDPAHGGVYHNQILRNYALRNGVLSEGAGIGLFAGPPSGATYNNTIAYNVANGNGLPGIALHSHTPFQNLNGNVIVQNALNSNGPDSDAATGHPAGIVLFSDTAQGAAPVTNVTVASNTIANEYYGIFATGVTHIAGLPSNVFNNVTVPVYWPH; from the coding sequence ATGGGTCCAAGCATGAAGCTTGTCTCGATCGTTACGCTTGTCGTTGGGATGTTTGCAGGGATGACCGTGAGTGTGGACGCAGCCGCTGGTTCAGCCTGTGTCAATCCTAGTGGCGCTGGCGGCTGTTTTACCTCGATTCAGACAGCGATCAATGCCGTAGTTGCCGGCGGTGTCGTGACGGTGGAGCCGGGAACGTACCATGAAATGGTCACAATCACCAAGCCAGTGATCCTGAAAGGAGCTGGGGCGTCAGTAACCATTCTCGACGCAACAGGACTGACCAACGGAATCAAGGTTGTGGGAGTGACAGGACCAACGCTGATTTCCGGATTCACAGTCGAGAATGCCAATCAGGAGGGCATTCTGCTCGAATCCTCCGCACGCATCACCGTGGTAGATAATATCGTGCAGAACAATGACCGCCAACTCAATCCCCAGATGCTCACGTGCGACGGTGCGTTGCCCATGGAGCAGTTCGACTGTGGAGAGGGAATCCATCTGCTCGGGACAGCAGCATCGCTGATTGCACGCAACATCGTTCAGCATAATGCCGGCGGTATCTTGCTCAGTGATGACGGTGGCGCACCGTTGAACCCAATGGACTTTGGCCCGACCCACGATAATGTCATCATGGACAACATCGTGCAAGATAATCCCTACGACTGTGGCATTACCTTAGCCTCACACTACTTCCACCTTGGAGCCTCAGTCGATCCAGCGCACGGTGGGGTTTACCACAATCAGATCCTCCGCAACTATGCACTGCGTAACGGCGTGCTGAGCGAAGGTGCAGGCATTGGACTCTTCGCTGGCCCGCCCAGTGGAGCTACCTACAATAACACAATTGCTTACAACGTTGCGAATGGAAACGGCCTACCGGGCATTGCGCTCCATAGCCATACTCCGTTCCAGAACCTCAACGGCAATGTCATCGTACAGAACGCGCTTAACAGTAACGGCCCCGACAGCGATGCCGCTACTGGTCACCCAGCCGGTATTGTGCTCTTTAGCGATACGGCCCAAGGCGCTGCTCCAGTGACGAATGTGACCGTAGCGAGCAACACCATTGCGAACGAGTATTACGGCATTTTTGCCACTGGTGTGACACACATCGCTGGTCTCCCCAGCAATGTGTTCAACAACGTGACGGTACCGGTCTACTGGCCGCACTGA
- a CDS encoding methyl-accepting chemotaxis protein, with amino-acid sequence MNRRLTLQQKLFGLVIGLVAALWIVGGVSWLGVREIDQADNDISNRSMPSLQYLGAIADDMMTVRVYALQHAVANDRDTKTQLDAQLNQLDQDIAKQLSDWQAAVPGGNAQQARDRITQAWQQYLTVRNQILDASRRFDSTTALQLAQTQGAQRFADVMKALADARQLLGNIATQRAQTVNQVTMRTTWLIVGVGLLVSVVGLVLGVALARPIVRAARQIADASETLATHELAALEESLTRLAEGDLTVQFAVAAQPIAVSSHDELGRAAESFNHMLERLQRIGDAFGQAIDGLNRLAASVRQAAVTISQSSEGTVSLAGQMSSATQEVAQTIQDVAQGSSRQAEQVTSASTAVDEMVQTIEAVARAAQEQGRALQRAAELTQAMAERNREVEQLARQTAERAEQNAGQAQSGSETVARAVEALQNVQAQVEAAAQRMAELGERSRQIGKIVQTIEDLTEQTNLLALNAAIEAARAGEAGKGFAVVAEEVRKLAERSSEATQEIAQMIASVQHVAESAIVAMEESATSVGQLSGQARTLGDVFGEIQQSAQQIAERNSTLLRALEDIARRSNELRAAMDDTAAIAEENSASATELTATAEQVRKAIQSVTAVAEQNAAAAEEVSAATEEMATQVSEVAAAAQQLMDLAQHLEATVAQFRLREDEAAARDITSWAGTVSAGLRQNGARVNGTGKAGRELVAADGVRGQLASNGLRKR; translated from the coding sequence ATGAACCGTCGCCTGACCTTGCAACAGAAGCTCTTCGGCCTTGTGATCGGGCTCGTTGCTGCCTTGTGGATCGTTGGCGGCGTAAGCTGGCTCGGTGTCCGCGAGATCGACCAAGCGGACAATGACATCTCCAATCGGAGCATGCCGAGCCTCCAGTATCTCGGCGCCATTGCTGACGACATGATGACCGTTCGGGTCTACGCGCTCCAACACGCCGTCGCCAACGATCGTGATACCAAGACGCAACTCGACGCTCAGTTAAACCAGCTTGACCAGGACATCGCCAAGCAACTTTCTGACTGGCAGGCTGCTGTGCCAGGCGGCAATGCGCAACAAGCACGCGATCGTATTACCCAGGCCTGGCAGCAGTACCTCACAGTCCGCAACCAGATACTCGATGCCAGCCGGCGGTTTGATTCGACGACCGCGCTGCAACTTGCCCAGACTCAGGGAGCGCAACGCTTCGCTGATGTGATGAAAGCCCTGGCCGATGCACGACAGTTGCTTGGCAATATCGCGACACAGCGCGCTCAAACTGTGAACCAGGTGACGATGCGAACGACCTGGTTAATCGTCGGTGTTGGCCTGCTCGTCAGTGTCGTCGGCCTTGTCCTGGGCGTCGCGCTCGCACGGCCAATCGTTCGAGCAGCACGGCAGATTGCAGACGCCAGCGAAACGCTCGCTACTCACGAGCTGGCCGCGCTGGAAGAATCCCTAACCCGGCTCGCGGAAGGCGACTTGACTGTGCAGTTTGCAGTCGCGGCGCAACCGATCGCGGTCAGCAGCCATGACGAGCTTGGGCGCGCTGCTGAGTCGTTCAACCATATGCTCGAGCGTCTCCAGCGCATCGGCGATGCGTTTGGACAAGCAATCGATGGCCTCAACCGGCTCGCAGCAAGCGTTCGTCAGGCAGCGGTAACGATCAGCCAGTCCAGCGAAGGCACGGTGAGTCTTGCGGGACAGATGAGTAGTGCGACCCAGGAGGTCGCCCAGACGATTCAAGACGTCGCCCAGGGCTCATCGCGGCAAGCCGAACAGGTCACGAGCGCCTCGACCGCTGTTGACGAGATGGTGCAGACCATTGAAGCCGTTGCCCGAGCCGCCCAGGAACAGGGTCGAGCCCTGCAGCGGGCAGCTGAGCTGACACAGGCGATGGCCGAGCGCAATCGTGAGGTTGAGCAACTTGCTCGCCAAACCGCTGAGCGGGCTGAGCAGAACGCTGGCCAGGCCCAAAGCGGGAGCGAGACAGTCGCGCGCGCTGTCGAAGCGCTCCAGAATGTCCAGGCACAGGTCGAGGCGGCAGCCCAGCGGATGGCCGAACTTGGCGAGCGGTCGCGGCAGATCGGCAAGATCGTGCAGACCATCGAGGACTTGACCGAGCAGACGAACCTGCTGGCACTCAACGCTGCCATCGAGGCGGCACGGGCTGGCGAAGCCGGCAAAGGGTTTGCAGTGGTGGCGGAAGAAGTGCGCAAGCTCGCCGAACGCTCCTCCGAGGCAACACAAGAGATTGCTCAGATGATCGCGAGCGTGCAGCACGTCGCCGAAAGCGCCATTGTCGCCATGGAGGAAAGTGCCACCAGTGTCGGCCAACTCAGTGGCCAAGCCCGCACGCTCGGTGATGTCTTTGGCGAGATTCAGCAGTCCGCCCAGCAGATTGCCGAACGGAACAGCACACTCCTGCGTGCACTTGAGGACATCGCGCGGCGAAGCAACGAGCTGCGAGCCGCGATGGACGACACGGCCGCAATCGCCGAGGAGAATAGCGCCTCAGCCACCGAGCTTACTGCTACCGCTGAGCAAGTGCGCAAGGCGATCCAGTCAGTCACGGCAGTGGCTGAGCAAAACGCAGCCGCCGCTGAAGAAGTCTCAGCGGCAACCGAAGAGATGGCAACACAGGTGTCGGAAGTCGCTGCAGCAGCGCAGCAACTCATGGATCTCGCCCAGCATCTCGAAGCGACCGTCGCCCAGTTCCGCCTGCGCGAGGACGAAGCAGCAGCGCGCGACATCACCAGCTGGGCGGGTACAGTATCAGCGGGGTTACGGCAGAACGGCGCGAGAGTGAACGGAACTGGCAAGGCTGGTCGCGAGTTGGTGGCAGCAGACGGCGTGCGCGGGCAGCTTGCCTCCAACGGTCTACGCAAGCGCTAA
- a CDS encoding response regulator encodes MRVLIVDDSKMMRVMHVRSLRQAGYEAHVTEAGNGEEALAAFAPGAFDLVIVDWNMPGMDGLEFVRAAREREREAGTGRTPIVMITSQSTDEQMLRAKDAGVDTLLTKPVTADALAVTLELLLTSRA; translated from the coding sequence ATGCGGGTACTGATTGTTGATGATTCCAAAATGATGCGCGTCATGCACGTGCGCTCGCTCCGACAAGCCGGCTATGAGGCGCACGTCACTGAGGCAGGCAACGGTGAAGAAGCGCTGGCAGCATTTGCACCAGGCGCGTTCGATCTCGTCATCGTTGACTGGAATATGCCGGGTATGGACGGCCTGGAGTTTGTCCGGGCGGCGCGTGAGCGCGAGCGCGAAGCTGGCACTGGCCGAACGCCGATTGTCATGATTACCAGCCAGAGCACTGATGAACAGATGCTGCGGGCTAAGGATGCTGGTGTCGATACGCTGCTGACGAAGCCAGTGACAGCAGATGCACTGGCAGTCACACTCGAATTGCTCCTGACTAGCCGAGCGTAA
- a CDS encoding flagellar protein FlaG, whose amino-acid sequence MVPPVDAIPPIGATGAAEGGQPGQAVQQATSTNNQPSRQPSPVEPPRHGPPHTLDLSLDPQAVRRMPSDVYVRYYVSRGIGNYVVQVVDRRTGEVIREIPPGRAEAFLRELGML is encoded by the coding sequence ATGGTACCGCCGGTTGACGCAATTCCACCAATTGGGGCGACAGGTGCTGCTGAGGGAGGTCAGCCTGGACAGGCAGTCCAACAGGCGACATCGACGAATAATCAGCCGTCGCGCCAGCCCTCGCCAGTCGAGCCGCCACGCCATGGGCCACCGCATACGCTCGACCTCAGCCTTGACCCTCAGGCGGTGCGCCGGATGCCAAGCGACGTCTACGTCCGTTACTACGTCAGTCGCGGGATCGGTAACTACGTCGTGCAAGTTGTTGACCGGCGAACTGGCGAGGTCATTCGGGAAATTCCGCCAGGACGTGCCGAAGCATTCCTGCGTGAACTCGGCATGCTTTAG
- a CDS encoding chemotaxis protein CheW, translated as MGEDRELLELFLEETRERVESLEPLLVELERADTEHERERLLNEIFRHLHSTKGSAGYLGLESFVELVHAAEHLADVLRKGAPLQTEHIDVLLDVAAWLRAALASLAKDEPLPDGTSLVVRLHSAAQTQPSEREPATSQPSTEATSPEQTASSTGTQPEEQDGRIVETELHSTTVRVPVHVLDRLGRLAEEMLVTRNRITALAANIQDGELIGASKKLSVMVSELQDIAALTRLQPISHLFAQLPRVVRDAARLTGKSVELELEGGRLEVDRRILQELRDPLVHLLRNAVDHGIESPERRVAFGKPSKGRITVRASREGSHLVIEVSDDGKGIDFEAVRAKAVERGFISAREAAALGEAELTSLLLRPGFSTRDQATELSGRGVGLDVVAVRMQELGGNLTISSTPGQGTTVRLTVPTSVSVVNTLVFTARGYLLGIPYNVVQEIVLIDQAHIERYGEQEVFRLRDQLVPLFTLNRWPVRNGATIRRRDKQYVLVLRGQDAVAGLLCDGISRFEELIVKPVGNVLRGVESVSGLATLGTGEIVLILEPERMLAEAGLAMERLRSEQALPLTNQATADDDIGERLVLLQGYGLPRYALPVRLVSRIVRFTPAELAVFNERVYLRQDGQLIPLVDLDQALGFGPGGFDKGGVAVLLKADDFLCGFVAAAVVRIGRVGVLPEPSDRHGVAGLLNLPDAVYLLVDVPTIIHSQLERLFAMAESGRSVHGQHALIVEDSAFYRDALEAVLTRAGYRVTAVESAEAALSALGRIPSLALLITDYMLPGQSGLDLIRAVRAGETAARPDVPIVVLSQYLSEQDASGELANRLRAAGANAVYAKFDELEQSELLDAFRHLVVDETANDDAMSVHDEEASIHVLAVNLGNEVYGIPIESVREITALDAVTPVPLDSAGYIGLANIRGEIVPVFDLGGVLQRPARAEEQSVDVVTLTSLGPMVLRGESIRGTIRIPVSALREPNGNLGALADYIPAVAPLPDCLLQVLELEKLAGACLGRRAEASVAGPARVA; from the coding sequence ATGGGCGAAGACCGCGAGTTGCTCGAACTGTTCCTCGAAGAAACACGTGAGCGCGTCGAGTCACTCGAGCCACTCCTCGTTGAGCTCGAGCGCGCCGACACTGAGCATGAGCGCGAGCGCCTCTTAAACGAAATCTTCCGTCACCTGCACTCGACGAAGGGTAGCGCCGGCTACCTTGGACTCGAGTCGTTCGTTGAACTCGTCCATGCAGCTGAACATCTTGCCGATGTGTTGCGTAAAGGCGCGCCACTCCAGACCGAGCATATCGATGTGCTCCTCGACGTCGCGGCCTGGCTCCGGGCCGCGCTCGCGAGCTTAGCGAAGGACGAGCCGCTCCCGGACGGCACCAGCCTTGTCGTGCGCTTGCACAGCGCTGCACAGACACAACCAAGCGAGCGAGAGCCTGCCACATCGCAACCAAGCACTGAGGCGACATCACCCGAGCAGACGGCAAGTAGTACGGGCACCCAGCCAGAGGAACAAGACGGCCGTATCGTCGAGACCGAGCTACACAGCACCACTGTGCGGGTCCCGGTGCACGTGCTCGACCGGCTTGGGCGACTCGCCGAGGAAATGCTGGTTACGCGCAACCGGATTACCGCGCTTGCTGCCAACATCCAGGACGGCGAACTCATCGGCGCATCGAAAAAGCTCAGTGTTATGGTATCGGAACTGCAAGACATTGCAGCACTGACACGCCTACAGCCAATTTCGCACCTCTTCGCCCAACTGCCACGTGTCGTGCGTGATGCCGCTCGGCTTACCGGTAAAAGCGTTGAGCTAGAGCTCGAGGGCGGACGGCTTGAAGTTGACCGGCGGATTCTCCAAGAACTCCGTGACCCACTCGTCCACTTGCTCCGCAATGCCGTCGACCACGGCATCGAGTCGCCAGAGCGGCGCGTCGCGTTCGGCAAGCCGTCAAAAGGGCGCATCACTGTGCGTGCCAGCCGTGAAGGCTCGCACCTCGTTATTGAAGTCAGCGATGACGGCAAAGGGATCGACTTTGAGGCAGTACGCGCTAAGGCAGTCGAGCGCGGCTTCATCAGTGCCCGGGAGGCAGCGGCACTCGGCGAGGCTGAGCTGACGAGCCTGCTACTCCGCCCTGGATTTTCGACGCGTGACCAAGCAACGGAACTGTCCGGTCGCGGCGTTGGCCTCGATGTCGTTGCAGTGCGTATGCAAGAGCTTGGTGGCAATCTGACCATCAGCTCGACGCCCGGCCAAGGCACGACCGTGCGGCTGACGGTGCCCACCTCGGTCTCAGTCGTTAATACGCTGGTCTTCACGGCTCGCGGGTACCTCCTCGGCATCCCCTACAATGTTGTCCAAGAGATCGTGCTGATTGACCAAGCGCATATCGAACGCTATGGCGAGCAAGAAGTCTTTCGTCTACGCGACCAGCTCGTGCCACTCTTCACGCTCAACCGTTGGCCAGTCCGCAACGGCGCGACAATCCGCCGCCGCGACAAGCAATACGTCCTCGTCCTGCGTGGCCAGGACGCAGTTGCCGGCCTCCTTTGCGACGGCATCTCCCGTTTTGAAGAGCTCATCGTGAAGCCAGTTGGCAATGTGCTGCGCGGCGTCGAAAGCGTGAGCGGATTAGCGACGCTCGGCACCGGCGAAATTGTCCTGATTCTCGAGCCTGAGCGTATGCTTGCCGAGGCCGGACTAGCAATGGAGCGCTTGCGCAGTGAGCAGGCACTGCCGCTGACCAACCAGGCCACAGCCGACGATGACATCGGTGAGCGGCTCGTGTTGCTCCAGGGCTATGGACTGCCACGCTATGCCCTGCCGGTGCGCCTCGTGTCACGCATTGTCCGCTTTACACCAGCCGAGCTCGCCGTCTTTAACGAGCGTGTCTATCTGCGACAGGATGGGCAGCTCATCCCCTTAGTTGATCTCGACCAGGCGCTTGGCTTTGGCCCTGGGGGCTTCGACAAAGGTGGCGTCGCCGTGCTGTTGAAGGCTGATGACTTCCTTTGTGGCTTTGTCGCAGCTGCTGTTGTCCGCATTGGCCGGGTCGGCGTGTTACCAGAGCCGTCCGACCGACATGGGGTCGCAGGACTTCTGAACCTACCTGATGCGGTCTATCTGCTCGTCGATGTCCCGACGATCATTCATAGCCAACTCGAGCGGCTCTTCGCGATGGCCGAAAGCGGTCGTTCAGTGCACGGCCAGCATGCCTTGATCGTCGAGGATAGCGCGTTCTATCGTGACGCGCTTGAAGCAGTGTTGACACGCGCCGGCTACCGCGTGACGGCTGTTGAGAGTGCCGAAGCAGCCCTCAGTGCCTTAGGACGCATTCCTTCACTGGCCTTGCTCATCACGGACTACATGTTGCCTGGTCAATCAGGCTTGGACCTCATTCGCGCTGTTCGGGCTGGCGAGACCGCTGCTCGCCCAGATGTGCCGATTGTCGTGCTCTCACAGTATCTCAGCGAGCAAGATGCGAGTGGTGAACTTGCCAACCGCTTGCGTGCTGCTGGGGCCAATGCAGTCTACGCAAAGTTTGACGAGCTCGAGCAGAGCGAGTTGCTCGATGCCTTCCGTCACCTCGTCGTTGACGAAACAGCAAATGACGACGCAATGTCCGTGCATGACGAGGAAGCAAGCATTCATGTGCTGGCAGTTAACCTTGGCAACGAGGTTTACGGCATCCCGATTGAGAGCGTGCGGGAGATCACGGCGCTTGATGCCGTCACCCCTGTACCCCTGGACTCAGCCGGGTACATCGGTTTGGCGAACATTCGTGGTGAGATCGTCCCGGTCTTTGACCTTGGCGGCGTGCTGCAGCGGCCAGCCCGCGCTGAAGAGCAGAGCGTCGATGTTGTCACATTGACAAGCCTTGGGCCGATGGTGTTACGCGGCGAGAGCATTCGCGGCACGATTCGCATTCCGGTCAGCGCCTTGCGTGAGCCGAACGGCAACCTTGGTGCGCTTGCCGACTATATTCCGGCTGTAGCTCCATTGCCCGATTGCCTGCTCCAAGTGCTCGAACTGGAGAAGCTCGCTGGGGCATGTCTCGGCCGACGTGCTGAAGCGAGCGTAGCAGGCCCAGCCCGTGTGGCGTAA
- a CDS encoding FAD-binding oxidoreductase, producing MTTMQPTGIPETARAALRRRVQGTVIAPGDPAYDQARRVWNGLIDKHPALILRCQHVADVQAGIAFAREWQLPLAVRGGGHNVAGFGTCDDGLVLDLAPLRRCVVEPAARLAHAEPGLTWRAFDQATTAHGLATPGGLVSSTGIAGFTLGGGLGWLSRLYGLACDNLVAAQVVTADGTVVETDATQEPELLWGLRGGGGNFGVVTRFTYRLHPLGPLYGGLVAYPAEAAPAVLQACQMIMDHAPDALSLLILFGDAPEGGPPIIGVAVCHVGPAEEAEQLLAPLRGLGTPLLRQLGPIPYGALQTMFDPLNPPGLYHYWRSGFLPHLDAVVQEIVVHYGTHRPTPLSMIHVHHLGGAIARVDPGASAFAHRADPYLYNILAIWTDPAAEERCLDWLRRCSEALQAHERGTYVNFMSGDGGERVRLAYGPHYERLVALKRRYDPTNLFRLNQNIRP from the coding sequence ATGACCACCATGCAGCCCACGGGGATTCCCGAAACAGCCCGGGCGGCGCTGCGCCGCCGGGTGCAGGGCACCGTCATCGCGCCAGGTGACCCCGCCTACGACCAGGCCCGTCGGGTCTGGAACGGCCTGATCGATAAGCATCCCGCCCTTATCCTCCGCTGCCAGCACGTCGCCGATGTCCAGGCGGGCATCGCCTTCGCCCGCGAGTGGCAGCTTCCCCTGGCGGTCCGTGGCGGTGGCCACAACGTCGCTGGCTTCGGCACCTGCGACGACGGCCTCGTGCTCGATCTGGCGCCGCTCAGGCGGTGTGTCGTCGAGCCAGCGGCGCGGCTGGCCCATGCGGAGCCTGGCCTGACTTGGCGCGCGTTTGACCAGGCCACGACCGCACATGGCCTGGCCACGCCCGGCGGTCTCGTCTCGAGCACGGGGATTGCCGGCTTCACGCTCGGTGGTGGGCTGGGCTGGCTCTCCCGGCTCTATGGGCTGGCCTGCGACAACCTGGTGGCGGCCCAGGTGGTGACCGCGGACGGGACGGTGGTGGAGACCGATGCCACGCAGGAGCCGGAGTTGCTGTGGGGGTTGCGGGGCGGGGGTGGCAACTTCGGGGTGGTCACGCGCTTCACCTACCGCCTGCACCCGCTGGGTCCGCTCTACGGGGGGCTGGTGGCCTATCCGGCCGAGGCGGCGCCGGCAGTGCTCCAGGCGTGCCAGATGATCATGGACCATGCCCCTGATGCGCTCTCGCTGCTCATCCTCTTTGGCGATGCTCCGGAGGGGGGCCCGCCCATCATCGGGGTGGCTGTCTGCCATGTGGGGCCGGCGGAGGAAGCCGAGCAGTTGCTTGCCCCGCTGCGCGGGTTGGGCACGCCGCTCCTGCGTCAGCTCGGCCCGATCCCGTATGGGGCGCTGCAGACCATGTTCGATCCCCTCAATCCCCCGGGGTTGTACCACTACTGGCGTTCTGGCTTCCTGCCTCACCTCGACGCGGTGGTTCAGGAGATCGTGGTGCACTATGGCACGCATCGTCCGACACCGCTGTCGATGATCCACGTGCATCACCTTGGGGGTGCAATTGCGCGCGTCGATCCAGGGGCGAGCGCGTTTGCGCACCGGGCTGATCCCTACCTCTACAACATCTTGGCGATCTGGACGGATCCGGCGGCGGAGGAGCGCTGTCTGGACTGGCTGCGCCGCTGCTCCGAGGCGCTGCAAGCTCACGAACGCGGCACCTACGTCAACTTCATGAGTGGAGACGGGGGTGAGCGGGTGCGGCTGGCCTATGGGCCGCACTACGAGCGGCTGGTTGCCCTCAAGCGGCGGTATGATCCCACGAACCTCTTCCGGCTCAACCAGAACATCCGCCCCTAG
- a CDS encoding chemotaxis protein CheB — protein MERGEQYSPVVRQLGERLFSFLGFHPTDLLWQRLGRVVQQQARRAGFADVDSYVQALLHAPDHELVPLAEALTINETYFFREPKHFDALAAHLPDLARQSRPVRLLSAGCATGEEAYSLAIVASAVLRSAGIPFEVIGVDIDRTALEKAKAGRYRTWSFRDQGMARARDAIEPVGDDWQVRATIRQHVRFEQCNLVDRAPAGPFHAIFCRNMLMYLTPEHRRAVVRRLADVLIPGGLFIIGSAETLDDVPPELERQPWQGVTLYRRRRVPSSTVLPSSSPPARVRSQQLRVLVVSRSPIVRLGLRTVLGDAPGIVLLGEARSWEDAEPLVNQADVLVLDALNDDSVLTAYLASTVRRVPTLVLTATPRSGTGLSARRVATLVMPQARLGTVQSHGSEIISRLIELANAGREELSRTGANVGASSSERKPGTGWLGMQRPWSRLLVIGSSTGGPAVVSEIVRQLPGGLGLAIVIVQHMPAGFTRSFAERLGRLSTYAAREAQTGDVLQADTIYVAPGHQNVLIERGGRLRVVPPGPEDIYVPNVTKAFRSVARSGLATKTMAVILTGMGDDGGDGMAELAAAGAYTVAQEPSEAVVSGMIEAAIARQGVRKILPAADIPSEVVRWLHQSQTLARATRPLG, from the coding sequence ATGGAGCGAGGTGAGCAGTATAGTCCAGTCGTTCGACAACTCGGCGAACGATTGTTTTCATTCCTCGGCTTCCACCCGACCGATCTCCTCTGGCAGCGGCTTGGCCGTGTTGTTCAGCAGCAGGCGCGACGAGCTGGCTTTGCCGATGTCGATTCCTATGTCCAGGCTCTTCTCCACGCACCTGACCATGAGCTCGTGCCGCTCGCTGAGGCGTTGACCATTAACGAGACGTACTTCTTCCGCGAACCGAAGCACTTCGACGCGTTGGCCGCGCACCTGCCCGACCTTGCGCGTCAGAGCCGCCCAGTGCGGCTGTTGTCAGCAGGCTGTGCAACCGGCGAGGAGGCCTACTCGCTGGCAATCGTTGCCAGTGCCGTGCTCCGTTCAGCCGGCATCCCCTTCGAGGTTATCGGAGTCGACATCGATCGCACAGCACTTGAGAAGGCGAAGGCTGGCCGTTACCGAACGTGGTCGTTTCGCGACCAGGGCATGGCCCGGGCGCGTGACGCCATCGAACCAGTCGGCGACGACTGGCAGGTACGTGCAACCATTCGCCAGCATGTGCGCTTCGAGCAGTGCAACTTGGTCGATCGCGCGCCAGCTGGTCCGTTCCATGCCATCTTCTGCCGCAATATGCTGATGTACCTCACGCCTGAGCATCGGCGTGCGGTGGTACGTCGTCTCGCCGATGTCCTGATACCGGGCGGGCTCTTCATCATCGGTTCAGCCGAGACACTCGACGATGTGCCACCAGAACTCGAGCGGCAGCCCTGGCAGGGCGTGACGCTCTATCGTCGGCGTCGTGTCCCTTCTTCCACAGTCTTGCCGTCCTCCTCACCGCCTGCCCGTGTACGCAGCCAACAACTTCGGGTACTGGTTGTGAGTCGCTCGCCAATCGTGCGCCTGGGATTGCGCACTGTCCTTGGCGATGCGCCCGGCATCGTGCTGCTTGGCGAAGCACGCTCGTGGGAAGACGCAGAGCCCCTCGTTAACCAAGCCGACGTACTTGTGCTCGACGCATTAAACGACGACAGCGTACTTACAGCGTACCTTGCGAGCACTGTTCGACGGGTACCAACGCTGGTACTTACAGCAACCCCACGCTCAGGAACTGGCCTCAGCGCACGACGCGTGGCCACGCTCGTCATGCCGCAGGCACGCCTCGGCACCGTGCAATCACACGGTAGTGAAATCATCAGCCGGCTGATCGAGCTAGCCAACGCTGGCCGTGAGGAGCTAAGCCGGACAGGGGCAAACGTAGGTGCCAGTAGCAGCGAGCGGAAGCCGGGAACTGGCTGGCTTGGTATGCAGCGGCCCTGGTCACGCTTGCTCGTGATCGGCTCATCAACCGGTGGGCCAGCGGTCGTTAGCGAGATCGTACGGCAATTGCCAGGGGGTCTTGGCTTGGCAATCGTCATTGTGCAGCATATGCCAGCCGGGTTTACCCGCAGCTTTGCCGAACGGCTTGGTCGCCTCTCGACCTATGCTGCCCGCGAGGCACAAACGGGCGACGTACTCCAGGCTGACACGATCTACGTTGCTCCTGGGCATCAGAACGTGCTCATTGAGCGCGGCGGGCGCTTGCGTGTTGTCCCACCTGGACCTGAGGACATCTACGTGCCCAACGTCACGAAAGCCTTTCGCTCCGTCGCGCGCTCAGGGCTTGCAACGAAGACGATGGCCGTGATCCTGACCGGTATGGGCGACGATGGAGGAGATGGTATGGCCGAGCTTGCGGCTGCGGGTGCCTATACCGTCGCCCAAGAACCGTCGGAAGCGGTCGTCTCGGGGATGATTGAGGCCGCAATTGCACGCCAAGGGGTAAGGAAGATCCTTCCCGCTGCCGATATCCCCAGTGAGGTGGTGCGCTGGCTGCACCAGAGCCAGACGCTTGCACGGGCGACACGCCCGTTGGGCTAG